The following nucleotide sequence is from Falco naumanni isolate bFalNau1 chromosome 6, bFalNau1.pat, whole genome shotgun sequence.
GCTGGTCAGAGAAAAGGCCTTTTTTGTAAAGACTTCCTGTCTAATTTTCTCAGCTATCATAATATTGGAAACACAATAActaaacaaagcaaagagatACAGATAGTGGTAAATACCTTGCtaactgagcagaaaaaaactatttcataTATACATTCTAaattcttggggaaaaaaaaaagtcacagtgGCCTAATGTTACCAATATTCTTATGGCACAAAGCTGCAAAGATTACAAGGCTTCAGCTacaactgaaatgttttaatattcCGGTTTTTATTTCGTGCAAAATACGTTGTATGCCAATGCACTGTTATATTCTGTAGGACTTTCCAGTAAGTGTAAACCAACATTCTGGATTTAAAGACTTTAGAACTGTTCATTTTAGAAGTATAAAAATAGTAagacaaaaaatactgaagtaatGCTTAAGTTTAATGCTGTGAATAAGGTGCTACTTAGACTAGTACCTTCCGCTTAGTAAGTTATTCTGACTTGATTGAAAAGAGCAATATTTAGCTTAAATGAGAGCTATGACACATGATGATGAAGCGTTTCTCCCAATTTGTCATTTCTTTTAATCCCATGGTCATGTGCctaaagaacattttttgtttgttttgcatccAGAGCAGCAAAGGGTAGAGAGGCAGCCTGTGGAAAACCTTACAATCATGGGAAGAAAGACTGGGAATAGGAGTTGAAGCAGGTGGCCTCTACAGAAACACACGCTTCAAGGAGAATCCCTATTGCTTATGGGCCATCAGCATATACATGTTTTAATGAGTACATGCTCCTGACCTTCCTTCCGATGGAGAGCAACAACTGAACACAAATCATATAAATTGATACCATCTCATGTCACTATGTtagataaaatgtatttaaggaTTACTAGGCCTAGTAAGAGCAAATTCAGAGTTGTGGTCCCTAGTAATTTAAAGGACAAACCAATCGACTCCTAAATTATGATAGCCTCCGTTATCATATGATATATGAAGAATATTTCTGCAACGCGGATTGGTTCAGAATTAAGTGTTACAGTagttctctcttttcttctattAGGTATCCAAGGCTGCAGCAGATTTATTGGCATATTGCGATGCTCATATTGGAGAAGATCCCCTTATTATTCCAGTGCCTGCATCTGAAAATCCCTTTAGGGAGAAGAAACTCTTTTGTACTATCCTTTGAGtcagttttcaattaaaaatgcCTTCTACTGATATTTGGTATCAGTATTGCATGCTTCtagttttagctttttttttttccttcagatatCAATATTTAGCTTataattacaatatttttaggAGGTAGTACATTTTCTGGTAaaaattttttcaaaaaattcaaGGTAATCCTTATCTTTTGGACCAATGTACAACCttaatttcagttcttcatAAAGACTCTTTTGGGTTTTAATGGAGGCATTGAGTACGGTATCAAGTGGTAGATGTCTTTGCCAGTCATAGATTTTTCTGAGACCTAAATGAGTCATACCATTTATTGAAGCTATTTTTaacattcttatttttcttcgGTAGGTGAATTTAATTCATTTGCCTTTACAAATCTATATCTAAAAAGAGTAGTGTGACCTTTCGTGAAGTAGCactatttaggaaaaaatccCAGTGATTTATGATGTTTGGAATGATTAGTCTTACAAAGTAAGTGGtgtttataaatatgttttctgaagaCTGTAATAAACGACTACAAAAACAACCTTAGTAAAGCAACATTGTAACtacaggaaaaatgaagatgtaTAGTTGCACACCGGGATTGCATCAATAAAACCGTAGAAAAACATGGCTGCttgcatcttcttttggatGATAATGATTTAAATTAGTTTAGAAAGGAAACTGAACTGTAATATATCCGCTGTTCCTGAGGGTCTTAGTGGAGGGTGTAAATCTGCCCTGATCGCTACAGGGAGGGGGGATAGCATTTTCTAAGCAGCGTTTGGTGCTTTTGTCAATGAGAGCAAGACTTTACAGGGAGGGAGAATAAAGGTAAATGAACGTTTTTCTAGAGTACGCAGCGAGACCACTGTGCTATTAAGTTTGTAGATTTTGCAGCCACAGCTTAATCATGAGATAAGTTATCAGCAAGTAATTTCTGGAGGTTCTGggaggttttttggtttgactgtttaaaatgcagtgagaGGAGAAGAGTGAGGTATGGAATATGTCTGATCTGTTGTCTTCAATAAGTAAAATTAAGCTCAATCAAGGCATCTGGTGGAAACAACTGTTACATGAtaggctttttcctttttttttttttaattctcctccttaaaaaaaaaaaaagtgaaagctcCTCTCTGGTCTGGTACATTAGGAGAGTTCTGTCGCTGCAGTAGTTTGTATGTACAGTGGGTCAGTGTACTGGAAGCATCGCTCCTTGGAAAAAATGCCTGTGAAGTCGGCCCCGTGCGTAAGGCGGGAGATGGTTTCGGTGGAAAACTGCACTAGTCTGGGTGAACGGAGGCTCTGAACAGCCACCCGTAATGCAGCATGTGTCCTCTGTGCAAACTCCTGTTTCATTAGCATCTTAAATACCTGCAAGGCAAAGACTAGCTGAGCAACTGATGGCCCTAGGATATACTAAAATGCTGAATTTAGATGCTAAAAAGgggcatttttaaataataataaataagaaaCTGCATTTAGCCTGATGTGCACATACCTGCTCCAGCTTATTTCTAGCAGTTTCTGTTAATGTTTGTTGTACTGTTCTGTGCAGTGGCAATACAAGATGTCTGCATtcaacagcttttgttttctttgccaatCGACTTGGATAATGTGCTGCACCCAACTGCTTTCAGCTACCAGTCGAGTCACATGGTGGCTTTGGGCTGTGGATCTGCTGCTGGCCAGATCATTCAACACATGTGTCTAACGGAGAACTTCGATGTTAATTTAGTTCTTGTGatgttattctgaaaaaaaatgacattccTTCTAACCAACAGGCTTTTGGGACATCTTTCATTTAAAGGTTTCGGTTTTAACTTGGCATATGAAGACACCAGTAGTCTAGTAGGCGCAGAGCTGCTTCACAGTACCGattctgaaaaacattcagaTGTCTTGAACAGCTCTTGTCTGGGCTAGGTTCGTCCTTGGTTCCTATTTCAAAGTTTTCAGGTTAAGATTCCCATTCCTAACTTTCAACAAGAATATTTCTTAATGCATGATGTGTTCAGATTTATTTTGAGGGTAGAGAAATAGGCTTTAGCTAACAGAGTAGCTATTTTATtgacagtgaaataaaaatggccttctgaaaatatttgttaaaaaggAGCAACAAAATGCTTAATAAGGATCTTTAGGGAATCCTTCCTACACTGTACATGATTTGGTAACTGCTCCGATCACCATggcaacattttcatttgtccTTCCGCATGTATGGCTTTAACTGGAACAGCATGAGAGGGGAATATAGGGCATACGGCTTTATTCTCAAAGGCTTTGTAACAACTTGCGTTTGTGGCTCATCATTAACGTTCCAgtctaaaataacaaaattgCCACAGCTTATTACAGTATTGcaaacagcttgctttctgtttccaatTAGCTTTAGCATCTGAGGTCTTGAGATTGAAACATTTCACAGTAGTTTTGAGCATGGCTAGTGACAAGAGCTGCCTTTACAAAAATCCGGTAGTATTATTCAGGAGAGGGGAATGTAATTGTTTCAAACGTaagttttttctccaaaatttttCTTCAAGTAGTTGTGAACATGTTGGACTTTTAGGGTTTTCATAGCTGGTTTCCATGTTTGTGGTTTCTTTCATCAGGTAAAAAATTTTGTATCTGTGGTTTCATGcgtctaattttaaaaaaggaaacacatgGACTGCCATaaattgtgtatttattttagcaGATGTCTGTAATGGAACTGAAGAGGTTAAACCATGGAAACTTAACTCCTTAGTGGAAAACAGGACAGCTTTCTCTGGTATCATTGGGCCTCATTTACCAGTTCCTTGAATGAATATATACTACTGGTAAATTACTAATTTGAAGGGGCAGGGGCACACACACCTGGAATATCAGCGGTTCAAAATAATTGTAACAGCTTTGGATCACATAAGAATATATGACTTAATAATTGAGAACACCATCAAAATACTGACTCTCTGAAGAGAATGGCATCATCTGTCTTTTTTGATGCCAGCTTGATCCACAAatcaacatttaaaagaatGCCTTTTCCTCCAATCCCTCCAAACCATGAAATGACTTTGTCACTATtatattttttgctgctttgacCTTTGAGGTGGTTAAGTTAATGTGCTATTTATAGTTAAATTTCATGCTCAAACTCTACACAAAAATACCTGGAAGTTCTTggatatttttctaaaaataaaaacattctgtCATGAAGTTTagcatgatttttaaaaaaagatgcctTCCAAAATGTGGCTTTGTTTAAAAGTAAGGTTTCCTGTAGGCTGAAGCAACGAGTTGTTATTTTCCTCAAACAGTCTGATGTGATTCCCACTCCAATGAGAACAAGACCAGGCCTGTTACCACCCTAGTgttgttctctctctctgttttatttcatatgcCATTAGGCTTGTCGCTTTGTGTTTCAGGCCCTAAAAATAATGCAGGCTCCCTGTTAACAGTGTGAGTTGGGGCTGTCACCTGACGGAATGAGAACTTTGGAACAGAAGCTGGATTCAAGGAGTTTTTGACATGTTATTGGCGATCCTTTCTTCATACCCTAGTGCTTGCTGCTGTGATGAAATGAGACTTCCCAAGGGTAGATTAATGGTAAATTATAACATGTCAGTAGCACTTGTGGAGCTGGCTGTTTTGCATTCCTCAGATTAATCTCCTTGGTTTACcttgaatttaaaatgttgtcATTTCAATGCTAAAAACTGTTTCCCTCTATTACATACCCAATtccccttttttgcttcctACACCATGCATTAGATTAGTAGCAGGGTGCTTGGCTGGTGCTGATTGGCAAGATTTTTAGTCTAGCCTCTACAAAATCATGGttgaaggaagggagaaaaatggaagTTGAAATTAAGCTATTCTAGGTCACACCatagattaaaataaacacaagctTTGCTGTCGGTGATACAAGGGTAAACACAGGAGGTGTTGCCAACTGATTCGGAAGGATATCATTAACAAAGCATTTTTGCAGTGACTTGCATTAGGATCAGCTCCAGCGGAAGGAAAGAGCAGTTTAATAACAACGTTCTGTACAGGTGCATATGAAAACCTGGAACTTTAATATAGCAGTCATTCATCCAGTTGAATTTCTGATTTCAAAAGAGTAACAAAAGATGTACTTTGGGAGGACCCAATTATATAGTTTTTCCTATTTCTTAATTGCATAGGAGTAAAAATCTGTATACATAATTCTCCTAGAAAATGCTGTAGTTACGGATTTCCTTTGGGTCTGCATCAGAATCTGGATTTGTTTCttcaaggagaggaaagaaaacttggGGGAGAAGTTGTTCCTAAGAAATAGAGGTTTCTTGTACTGAAAACTTAGACTACTTAGTCATTAGCCGACTAAAATAGTACtgcaatgaatgaaaaatagtgGGCACAATTACCAGAATACGCGCTATATAAAATGTTACAGGCATCTGCATATTTAATCTTTAGGAAGAATGATATTTGGAATAAACATTGTACATTAGCATCTAGTTGAATTCAGCTTTATGGCACTATTAAATTAAGTACAGCCATAAATACTAGAACTCGTGTGGGATCAACTTTTCTGTCTGTTAGAGGAAGATGTACATCTGAGTTTGTCAAGTACATTTACACCACTCACACTttgtgaacaaaacaaaaccctaaaatagggtcttttctttcccaaattcCAAGTGGAAATTGCACAGGATCGTCTGTTACTGCCACCTACTGATAAAGTGATAAACAGCcgactgaaacagaaaaaaccgCCAGCGTCAACTAGAAATGACCTCAAAGGAGGACTTTAAATTAATGCACACGCTCTCAGAAAGAGAGAGCCAGCGCTTCTGTTTTGGTGGTCTGTACAGTGTAAGGCATCGCCTGTCGCTGTGGTGCTGCCGGGGCATGGTTCAACCTCACGCTTCAGTTCCAGGCTGCTCAGTTTAGGAAAAGACAAAAGTCAAATACGTGATTTGGTTAAATAGGTCAGGTGTCCAGCTAAAAAGCACTTGAAAAGTTGTGGAAATCTTTGAGTGCATCCATTGGAGTTGCTTTGTACTTCTttcttgaattttgttttccagtttcacGTGTaactctgctgcctgctcctcaTCGCCGCTGTGCCACCACTTAGGCTTTTGCCTTTCGCTCCCCTGAGCAGGTGATCggactgcaggcagctggcaggccTGGCTCTAGGCCAGGCGGGTCCCCAGCGCAGTGAGCACTAACCATCTCTCCTTTTTGCCTTCCTCTTCGCAGAGCCGTGCAACAGATTTCGCGTGACTGACTGCTGCACTATTCCTTCGCATTCAAACtttgctcctggctgctggggtttttttccagttactggAGGATAGTCCAAATACTTCCTCACATCCCATGGGATAAGTAAGCAGCCAGAACAGAGCTTACACTTAGAATAGCATTTTATGGAAAATGCACTAGGCATGGCATAAGAATGTGTTCCGAAAGACCACCCGTTCCACAAAATCTATTTGTTGTGTAGCATCTCACGTTGTGCCTTTGAACTTCAGGCTGCATACCTGAGCCTTTCATTCTTTCTATAGCGTGCTCTAAAGAGatgcacaatttttttcagtgaaaggaaGGAATGAGCCAAACTTTGTAGAAAAGAACCactgtgactttttaaaaacctttcaaGTAGCAGTGACTTTAAAGATCTTTACAGTGTAGCAGCCTTTCTCTGGCAAGTGTGGCTCACCTGACTTTCGACTGTAAATTATCCTTAACTTTCTTGTTGCAAAGACTGTTCACTTCCATGGTTCTTGTACCGATTCTTGTCTGACAGGTTTCCCCCAGAGAGCACACCAGCTTTTATCCTACTCACCTGAACACAACACACGGATTTCCAATATATGTATGTCTGCAGTGCTGATATGAATGTGTTAGTCATATCCTTAAAAGATCAAATGAAAAAACTTCAGATGCTAAGATTCTCATGAAAAAATACCTCGACAGAAGCACTGAGAACATAAAGAATGTTAAATAGCCTTTCTGAGGTCTGGCCTTCTTTCTCAGACAGCACTTGCATGTTTTGTTCTGGGAATTTGTCTCAGACTCTGGAAAATAACTATGGAGAGCAGGTCTGAGATATCTATTTGTGAGAAATTACAAGGCAGTAAAAGTGATTATATTTCTTTACAGTTCTGCCCATACCAGCTAAACAAATAGGTGCAGCAAGGATGCGAGCACATCTGAGGATATTTAAACAGAAtctgaataaatgcaaaaaatacattaaaagagCGTTGAAGAAGCTAAGTTAAGCGCTCATTTAAGAAATGTCAGAGTTAAATTTGCTTATGCATCTTCCATTtgcctttctcatttttatgcAGCACTGTTCCAGATTGCCATTGCAGGAATTCCCACAAGGCACAGTATACGCAACGCTCAGTTAATGAGCAGTTACTCAATACTATTTTGGTGCCTTTATTGATTGTGTAGCCCCAGGCCTGATTTACTCACAAATTCTACTTTCAGTGTAGAACTATTCCCTGAAGAGCTTCTCTGTGGTGCTCATCACAGATTGCTTCACAAAGTAGCTCCGCAGTATCCTGGAGGAATGTGAGGGTGGAACTATTCCCATCTTAACAGCGAAAAGCTGAGGCACAGCCTGCACACAAAGGGTGAGATTGTCAGTACCTGCCTCTTCAGAGTAGTTAGCTCTTTCAACGTGTCAAGCAGTGTTCCCATTTGCTCAAGCTTCAGCTATGAATCTTCAGCTCTACAAACTGGAGGGACTTTTGCAAGTCAAACACCCAGaaactaagcagaaaaaaagcgATGTGTAATGTTTAGTTTCGTCATTTCCCTGGTATCACACGGAGGCAATGCCAGGACCCAGCTCCCCTAAGCAGCAATGACCCATAGCCTTGTCACACTATCTCATGGCCTCACCTCATCCACTGCACATCTTCTGCAACAAATGAAGCAGCCAACTGGTGCGTTCTCCAGCAGAACACGTCCATCCTAAAGCAGGGTAAGCACCGTGAGGAGAAAATAGCACCGAGTCatgtaaaattttttaaaattaaatactatcTACCCAGTGATAGATAATAATGAGATGATAAATAATGTGCAGCCGATCTGCTTTGTAATCCCCTCAACTGCTTAACTCTTTACCCACGCATGtgattaaaaagcatttttgctgtTGTAGGTCTCAGCAGGACTTCTATAAACCTTACTCTTTTCTGTACCCACACCCTGAAGTCTTTGTGCCGCTTGTTATAAATAGCAGCATACTGGCTGCACGTGAATGAGCTCACCGCACCAGGCTCTTGCCACATTGTTGGGATTATGGTGTTCCACATCTCTGCAAGACATTCCTCTGTTTGCTCTCCAAAACATGCCTGTCGAGATGTAGCTGCTACCATACAGGTGGTTTTAAGTCCACTTCTGGTTATGATTGTCATGAACATGTGAAGGAGTCAACTACAGCTGTGAAATTTATTATTGCTGTATTGGTATGTCTGGATAACTGTGATGTCCTGCAAGCCTATTTTGTATGGCAGTTTTCAGCTCTTGTGCAGGTTAGGCTGGgtctgattaaaaaataaaaacaaaacaatctggCTGAACATCACCTTCTTTCCGGAAGATGACAAGGATATTCTAATTTAGCCCTCTCTAGAATAAGGGGTGGTGACTTGGTCATCCACCAGGATGTGCAAGTGACCACTTTGTGAGCAGACATGAAACTTGAAGCTCCACCTTTGTGCAAAGGAAAGTGAGCTGAGGAAAGCTGGGCTATCTTTGTCTGCTAAACAGTCTCAGAGCTGTTCTGGTTGCTAGGTTCTTGTAATGCCAGTGAAAGGAAGACCCTACAGAATATTCTTGGACCTTTGAGAAGTCAGTCTAAACTGTGGCTTCTGCCAAAAATCAGAGCCATGTGCCAAAACTATTAAGACTTCTGGACAGAAAACATGAAGGAAGAAGAGCAAGTTACAAAACCATTTTGCAAAGCCTGTGCTCCGAAGAGTCATAAGGATgcaaaaacttcattttttttaaaaaaaaaaggtcagcaaaataataggaaaataattttaaacaaaacgagcattttttttcttaatgttcttAGTTAACTTCTTTAACTGGAAGttaatttggaaaaattaacaagaaaaattatggagaagatTATACTGGCTACTgttgaaaggcatttaaaaagtaatgcaATCATCAGAACAGTCGACGTGGGTTCACAAAAGGAAAGTCGTGTTTAACTAATCTGATATCCTGTGATAGGGCCACCCACCTAATGGGTGAAGGGAAGGCGGtggatgtagtttttctggattttaataaggcttttgatactgtccccTATAGGATCCTTCCAGACAAGTTGTCCCGCTGCAGGATGAGGTGGTTCACGGTGcgctgggtgaagaactggctgaagagcagagctcaaagggttgtagtgaatggggctacCTCTGGCTGGTGACCGGCCACCggtggtgttcctcagggctcagtcctggggccagccctgctcagtGTATTTATCAGCGACCTGGATGCGGGAGCTGAACGCACCGTTAGccagtttgctggtgatactaaactgggaggtgctgctgACTCTCTTGAGGGACAGGAGGCCTTGCAGAAGGGTCCGGACAGACTGGAGCACTGGGCTGTGACTAACGGGATGAAAGGTAACCAGTCGTGGTGCCGGATTCTGCCCCTCCGACGGCGTAACGCCGGGCACAGGTATGAACTGGGcgaggagcagctgggagcagcccagcagaagggccctggggtgctgggcgGCAGCGGGCTCAGTGCGAGCCAGTGCCAGgagggcagcctgtgccccgGGGGGCACAGCAcggctgggggcagggggcattGCCCCACCGCCTCCCGCCCCGCTGAAGCCTCGCCTGGGGCGCTGCGAGCGGTTCTGGGCCGCGCAACTGAAGAAGGATGTGAAAGTCCTTGAGCGTGCCCAGGGGAGGAGAGCAAAGCCGGCGCAGGGGCTGGAAGGCACGTCCTGTGGGGAGCGGCCGGGCACTTGGGGCTTGTCTGGCTGGGGGcgaaggaggctgaggggcgaccTCACTGCTCCCACGGCTCCCCGAGGGGGGGCTGGAGAGGGGGGTGCGGAGCTCTCCTCCCTGGTACCCAGCGACAGGACGCGTGGGAAcagttcaaagctgcaccaggggaggctCGGAGTGGACATCAGGATGTTTGTGTGCCGcgagggtggtcaaacactggaacggGCTTCCTAGCGAGGaggtcgatgccccaagcctgtcagcgtttaagaggcatttgcaCGATGCCCTTAACAACCTGCTGTAACTTGGTCAGCTCTGAATGGGTCAGGCACTTGGACCAGgtgattgttgtaggtcccttccaactgaaatagtctatgCTATTCTACTCTATTTTATCCtaacttttcagaaattattattttagccAGAATTTACCAAACATTGCGATGTGAAGCAGGTTGTTGTCGCTGCAACCCTCAGCCCAAAGAACTGAAGTGTGGAATAGCTTCAAGAGAGTACATTCTTCAACTGGAAAGCACTGGGCagccttacaaaaaaaaaaaaaaaaaaaaaaattacagtgcaaCTTATGACACCCCATAATTCTCCAGGCTCAGAGCTTCTTACAGATCCCAGCTACAGGCTAGTTTATGATCAACTGGTGTGACGGGGTTGCAAGATTAAGTTCCATTGCAACCATGCCCTGAAGTGTTTAACCCATGATGGCCAGAGCCAAACCAGTGCGGTTTCTGTGAGGGAAATG
It contains:
- the GNG4 gene encoding guanine nucleotide-binding protein G(I)/G(S)/G(O) subunit gamma-4, giving the protein MKELVANSTTNISQARKAVEQLKMEAYMDRMKVSKAAADLLAYCDAHIGEDPLIIPVPASENPFREKKLFCTIL